In one window of Nocardioides panacisoli DNA:
- the benA gene encoding benzoate 1,2-dioxygenase large subunit — protein MTETLDHLETVLADAVVEDPAAGVYRANRRIFTDEEIFELEMKHIFEGNWIYLAHETQLPNPGDYFTTYIGRQPVVITRAKDGELHCLINACAHRGAMLCRRKTDNRTTLTCPFHGWTFRNDGTLLKVKDPEGAGYPASFDTDGSHDLTKVVRFDSYRGFLFGSLNPDVVPLEEHLGDTTTVIDMLVDQSPDGLEVLRGASTYTFDGNWKVQAENGADGYHVSAVHWNYAATTSRRDTGESKNQTKTLDAGQWGKSGGGYWSYPNGHLCLWTWAGNPQDRPLWDQMDALKEKFGDAKGEFMVKGSRNLCLYPNVYLMDQFSTQIRHFRPIAPDKTEVTIYCIAPKGESKESRAWRIRQYEDFFNASGMATPDDLEEFRSCQFTFRATAAPWNDMSRGSEHWLDGPDEVAETLGMTGVISAGMRNEDEGLYPVQHGYWRSVMQDAVASEKGEQA, from the coding sequence ATGACCGAGACGCTGGACCACCTGGAGACCGTGCTCGCCGACGCCGTGGTCGAGGACCCGGCTGCCGGCGTCTACCGCGCCAATCGACGGATCTTCACCGACGAGGAGATCTTCGAACTGGAGATGAAGCACATCTTCGAGGGCAACTGGATCTACCTCGCCCACGAGACCCAGCTGCCGAACCCGGGCGACTACTTCACCACCTACATCGGGCGCCAGCCGGTGGTCATCACCCGCGCCAAGGACGGCGAGCTCCACTGCCTGATCAACGCCTGCGCGCACCGCGGCGCGATGCTGTGCCGCCGCAAGACCGACAACCGCACGACCCTGACGTGCCCCTTCCACGGGTGGACCTTCCGCAACGACGGCACCCTGCTCAAGGTCAAGGACCCCGAGGGGGCCGGCTACCCGGCATCCTTCGACACCGACGGCTCCCACGACCTCACGAAGGTCGTGCGGTTCGACTCCTACCGCGGGTTCCTCTTCGGCAGCCTCAACCCCGACGTGGTGCCCCTCGAGGAGCACCTCGGCGACACGACGACGGTGATCGACATGCTCGTCGACCAGTCCCCGGACGGGCTGGAGGTGCTGCGCGGGGCGTCGACGTACACCTTCGACGGCAACTGGAAGGTGCAGGCCGAGAACGGTGCCGACGGCTACCACGTGAGCGCGGTGCACTGGAACTACGCGGCGACCACGTCGCGTCGTGACACCGGCGAGTCGAAGAACCAGACCAAGACGCTCGACGCCGGTCAGTGGGGCAAGTCCGGTGGCGGCTACTGGTCCTACCCCAACGGGCACCTGTGCCTGTGGACGTGGGCCGGCAACCCCCAGGACCGCCCGCTGTGGGACCAGATGGATGCGCTGAAGGAGAAGTTCGGCGACGCCAAGGGCGAGTTCATGGTCAAGGGCTCCCGCAACCTGTGCCTCTACCCGAACGTCTACCTGATGGACCAGTTCTCCACCCAGATCCGGCACTTCCGCCCGATCGCGCCGGACAAGACCGAGGTCACGATCTACTGCATCGCGCCCAAGGGGGAGAGCAAGGAGTCCCGGGCCTGGCGCATCCGGCAGTACGAGGACTTCTTCAACGCCTCGGGCATGGCCACGCCCGACGACCTCGAGGAGTTCCGCTCCTGCCAGTTCACCTTCCGGGCCACCGCGGCCCCGTGGAACGACATGAGCCGCGGGTCCGAGCACTGGCTCGACGGTCCCGACGAGGTGGCCGAGACGCTCGGCATGACCGGCGTCATCTCGGCCGGGATGCGCAACGAGGACGAGGGCCTCTACCCCGTCCAGCACGGCTACTGGCGCTCGGTGATGCAGGACGCCGTCGCCAGCGAGAAGGGAGAGCAGGCATGA
- a CDS encoding LysR substrate-binding domain-containing protein, which yields MELRHLRYFAAVAETCHFGRAAERLHMAQPALSQAIRQLEEELGAPLFTRTTRQVSLTAAGEFLQEEAERVLRAVDQSVTGVRRVADGRRGLARIAFTGTAAYTQLPAVARILQRELPDVALEVHADLLTPAQCEGLREHTLDLGVMRPPATGDDLSSRLIEVEPLILAAPADHRLVAEPAVAVADLRPEPFVLYANKDSAVNDAVVRTCRDAGFTPHREHTAPGTAVLLALVAAGLGVALVPASARALPLNGVVFRDVADAGSVELALAWRNEPSELVQSVLAALERAGLFTHPTDQLLEEAR from the coding sequence ATGGAGCTGCGCCACCTGCGCTACTTCGCCGCCGTCGCCGAGACCTGCCACTTCGGCCGCGCGGCCGAACGCCTGCACATGGCCCAGCCGGCGCTGTCCCAGGCGATCCGGCAGCTCGAGGAGGAGCTCGGCGCCCCGCTCTTCACCCGTACCACCCGCCAGGTCAGCCTCACCGCGGCCGGGGAGTTCCTGCAGGAGGAGGCCGAGCGGGTCCTCCGGGCCGTCGACCAGAGCGTCACCGGCGTACGCCGCGTCGCCGACGGCCGGCGTGGCCTCGCCCGCATCGCGTTCACCGGCACCGCGGCGTACACCCAGCTGCCCGCGGTCGCGCGCATCCTGCAGCGCGAGCTCCCCGACGTGGCGCTCGAGGTCCACGCGGACCTGCTGACCCCGGCCCAGTGCGAGGGGCTGCGCGAGCACACCCTCGACCTCGGGGTGATGCGGCCGCCGGCGACCGGTGATGACCTGTCCTCGCGCCTGATCGAGGTCGAGCCGCTGATCCTGGCCGCACCGGCCGACCACCGCCTCGTCGCCGAGCCGGCCGTCGCGGTCGCCGACCTCCGTCCCGAACCCTTCGTGCTCTATGCCAACAAGGACTCCGCGGTCAACGACGCGGTGGTGCGGACCTGCCGCGACGCCGGCTTCACCCCCCACCGCGAGCACACCGCTCCCGGCACCGCGGTCCTGCTCGCCCTCGTCGCCGCCGGCCTGGGAGTGGCGCTCGTGCCCGCCTCGGCCCGGGCGCTGCCTCTGAACGGGGTGGTGTTCCGCGACGTCGCCGACGCCGGCTCCGTCGAGCTGGCGCTCGCGTGGCGCAACGAGCCCTCCGAGCTCGTGCAGTCCGTGCTCGCCGCGCTCGAGCGGGCCGGCCTCTTCACCCACCCCACCGACCAACTGCTGGAGGAAGCCCGATGA
- a CDS encoding mandelate racemase/muconate lactonizing enzyme family protein gives MKITQVEAIPYAIPYTKPLRFASGEVTAAEHVLVRVHTDEGVVGIADAPPRPFTYGETQAGVINVIEDLFAPHLIGSSVLEREVIAGHMGRTVGNPVAKSAIDMAVWDALARTLGVPMTDLLGGWTDRMRVSHMLGFDEPAAMVAEAERMRDSYGIATFKVKVGRKPFHLDTAVVRALREGLGDDVELYVDGNRGWSPAESARAMHEMGDLGLLFAEELCPADDVLGRRWLVQQCDVPFIADESAVTPADVTREILGGAATAVSIKTSRTGFTYSRRVHHLAEGLGIEVVMGNQIDGQLGSICTVAFGAAYRSTSQRAGELSNFLDMSDDLLTEPLEIHDGHLAVRPGPGLGVEIDEDKLAHYRTDR, from the coding sequence ATGAAGATCACGCAGGTGGAGGCGATCCCCTACGCGATCCCCTACACCAAGCCACTGCGGTTCGCCAGCGGCGAGGTCACCGCCGCCGAGCACGTGCTGGTGCGGGTGCACACCGACGAGGGCGTGGTCGGCATCGCCGACGCCCCGCCGCGACCCTTCACCTACGGCGAGACCCAGGCCGGCGTCATCAACGTGATCGAGGATCTCTTCGCGCCCCACCTGATCGGCAGCAGCGTCCTCGAACGCGAGGTCATCGCCGGGCACATGGGCCGCACCGTGGGCAACCCGGTCGCCAAGTCGGCGATCGACATGGCCGTCTGGGACGCGCTCGCCCGCACCCTCGGCGTACCCATGACCGACCTGCTCGGCGGGTGGACCGACCGGATGCGCGTCTCCCACATGCTCGGCTTCGACGAGCCGGCCGCCATGGTGGCCGAGGCCGAGCGCATGCGCGACAGCTACGGCATCGCGACCTTCAAGGTGAAGGTCGGCCGCAAGCCGTTCCATCTCGACACCGCCGTCGTGCGGGCCCTGCGCGAGGGCCTCGGCGACGACGTCGAGCTCTACGTCGACGGCAACCGCGGCTGGTCCCCGGCCGAGTCGGCGCGGGCGATGCACGAGATGGGCGACCTCGGCCTGCTCTTCGCCGAGGAGCTGTGCCCGGCCGACGACGTGCTCGGCAGGCGGTGGCTCGTGCAGCAGTGCGACGTCCCCTTCATCGCCGACGAGTCCGCCGTGACGCCGGCCGACGTCACGCGGGAGATCCTGGGTGGCGCCGCGACCGCGGTGAGCATCAAGACCTCCCGCACCGGCTTCACCTACTCCCGCCGCGTGCACCACCTCGCCGAGGGCCTCGGCATCGAGGTGGTGATGGGCAACCAGATCGACGGCCAGCTCGGCTCGATCTGCACCGTCGCCTTCGGCGCGGCGTACCGCTCGACGTCCCAGCGGGCCGGCGAGCTCTCCAACTTCCTCGACATGAGCGACGACCTGCTGACCGAGCCGCTGGAGATCCACGACGGGCACCTCGCCGTGCGCCCGGGACCCGGCCTGGGCGTCGAGATCGACGAGGACAAGCTCGCCCACTACCGCACCGACCGCTGA
- the catA gene encoding catechol 1,2-dioxygenase produces the protein MTTTTDTNPKAADSGASATARFRSDKASGVADTPKERVDLLAGEVIEAVTATVRRHKVTYDEYNALKSWLISVGEDGEWPLFLDVWVEHAVEEVATEHREGNKGAIEGPFYVPNAPEQGADGTIPMREDEHGTELVWTGQVTSVDGSALGGAVVELWHADSDGYYSQFAPGLPEWNLRGTFTTDDEGRFAITTIRPAPYQIPTDGACGKLIAAAGWHAWRPAHLHVKVSAPGHELLTAQLYFPGDEHNDDDIASAVKPELMLAPTTTDSGETVDYGFVLDPTRD, from the coding sequence ATGACCACCACGACCGACACCAACCCCAAGGCCGCCGACTCCGGCGCCTCGGCCACCGCACGGTTCCGCAGCGACAAGGCCTCCGGCGTCGCCGACACCCCCAAGGAGCGGGTCGACCTGCTCGCCGGTGAGGTGATCGAGGCCGTCACCGCCACGGTGCGCCGGCACAAGGTCACCTACGACGAGTACAACGCGCTGAAGTCCTGGCTCATCAGCGTCGGCGAGGACGGCGAGTGGCCGTTGTTCCTCGACGTGTGGGTCGAGCACGCCGTCGAGGAGGTCGCCACCGAGCACCGCGAGGGCAACAAGGGCGCCATCGAGGGCCCGTTCTACGTGCCGAACGCACCCGAGCAGGGCGCCGACGGGACCATCCCGATGCGCGAGGACGAGCACGGCACCGAGCTGGTCTGGACCGGCCAGGTGACCTCGGTCGACGGCTCCGCCCTGGGCGGCGCGGTGGTCGAGCTGTGGCACGCGGACTCCGACGGCTACTACTCCCAGTTCGCACCCGGGCTGCCCGAGTGGAACCTGCGCGGCACCTTCACCACCGACGACGAGGGCCGGTTCGCGATCACCACGATCAGGCCCGCGCCGTACCAGATCCCCACCGACGGCGCCTGCGGCAAGCTGATCGCCGCCGCCGGCTGGCACGCGTGGCGGCCCGCCCACCTGCACGTGAAGGTGTCTGCCCCCGGCCACGAGCTGCTCACCGCACAGCTCTACTTCCCCGGCGACGAGCACAACGACGACGACATCGCCTCGGCGGTCAAGCCCGAGCTGATGCTCGCGCCGACCACCACCGACAGCGGCGAGACCGTCGACTACGGCTTCGTGCTCGACCCGACCCGCGACTGA